The sequence AGAGCCCGATGCTTGTCTGGGGTGGATCGCTACTAGATGCGATTTATTTTTCTCCGTTAATCATCGACGACGTTCTTCAGGAATAAATGCAATGACTTGTAATTCGATGGAATAACCATGGTGCAATGCAGGAACAGGCACAATGGCACGAGCAGGCGTGTGGACGCCGAGAACCCGGCTATATACTTTGTTAAATGCAGTCCAGTTTTCTACGCCGACCATATAGACGGTCACCTGAATTACATCCGCATAAGTCCCGCCCGCAGCCTCAATTACTTTTTGACATTGA is a genomic window of Glaciimonas sp. CA11.2 containing:
- a CDS encoding RidA family protein; the protein is MKIIHTLEAPEPLGHYAQAVEQNGFVFLSGMLPALNLIEPKKHDFEAQSEAVLNQCQKVIEAAGGTYADVIQVTVYMVGVENWTAFNKVYSRVLGVHTPARAIVPVPALHHGYSIELQVIAFIPEERRR